Proteins from one Variovorax sp. PBL-E5 genomic window:
- a CDS encoding Fic family protein, translating into MKKTTTVLDDTLVLYAELSSAQVRTAQRRLAAGDLKLVAKGFATSLPEGDWEALVARHRTRVLAAFFPGTVVSFRTAFDGGSPSKGTVFLVGTYRRTVELPGLTVEVWKGPPPQAGDGQMMGRPIYFASEPRMLLENLSPSRGESRRSVGAEAVERRLLDICHSRGEEALSQLRERARELVPELGLEDEFSQLDGLVGSILNSRPSVLTTREGKALTAAIPYDSARLELFENFAQRLRAVPLPIPASSLTTDRARRNFAFLESYFSNFIEGTEFAVEEARGFVLEGVPVVARPKDSHDIIGVFEQALSPTWSTLTLPAGEPVLEQLRARHKKQMENRPEVGPGEFKLVANRAGNTEFVLPPLVRGTLVEGSKLLLSVPEGTARALLAMFLVAEVHPFNDGNGRLARLVMNAELSAVDGCRIIVPTLYREEYLDCLRVLTREGDPAPFIKVMCHIHDWTSRFSYDDIDQVISDMRRCNAFERSRNQFELLMP; encoded by the coding sequence ATGAAAAAAACGACAACGGTACTGGACGACACCCTCGTTCTGTACGCGGAGCTCTCGTCAGCGCAGGTGCGAACTGCTCAACGGCGACTCGCGGCGGGGGACCTGAAGCTTGTGGCCAAGGGCTTCGCAACCTCCTTGCCCGAGGGTGACTGGGAAGCCCTGGTCGCACGTCACCGAACCCGTGTGCTGGCCGCGTTCTTCCCCGGCACCGTCGTGAGCTTTCGAACCGCGTTCGACGGCGGTAGCCCGAGCAAGGGCACCGTCTTCCTGGTGGGCACGTACCGCCGCACCGTAGAGCTGCCCGGCCTTACGGTAGAGGTCTGGAAGGGACCGCCGCCGCAGGCTGGCGATGGCCAGATGATGGGGCGACCGATTTACTTCGCGTCGGAGCCTCGGATGTTGCTTGAGAACCTGTCACCAAGTCGAGGGGAGAGCCGCAGGAGCGTTGGCGCCGAAGCCGTGGAGAGGCGGCTGCTGGACATCTGCCACTCTCGTGGCGAAGAAGCCCTGAGCCAGTTGCGAGAGCGCGCGCGTGAGCTCGTGCCCGAACTGGGCCTCGAGGACGAGTTTTCCCAACTCGACGGCTTGGTGGGCAGCATCCTGAACTCTCGCCCGAGCGTTCTGACCACTCGAGAGGGAAAGGCTCTGACCGCGGCCATCCCTTACGACAGTGCGCGCTTGGAGCTATTCGAGAACTTCGCCCAACGCTTGCGCGCCGTCCCATTGCCCATCCCTGCCTCGTCGCTGACCACGGACCGTGCTCGGCGAAACTTCGCTTTTCTGGAGTCCTACTTCTCCAACTTCATCGAAGGAACGGAGTTTGCCGTCGAGGAAGCGCGCGGCTTCGTGCTGGAGGGCGTTCCGGTGGTGGCGCGACCCAAGGACTCGCACGACATCATCGGCGTGTTCGAGCAGGCGCTCAGCCCCACTTGGTCCACGCTTACGTTGCCCGCGGGCGAGCCGGTGCTCGAGCAGCTGCGCGCACGTCACAAAAAGCAGATGGAGAACCGGCCTGAGGTGGGCCCAGGGGAGTTCAAGCTGGTTGCCAATCGAGCAGGCAACACAGAGTTTGTGCTGCCGCCACTGGTGAGAGGAACCTTGGTTGAAGGGAGCAAGCTGCTATTGAGCGTCCCTGAGGGAACAGCTCGTGCGCTTTTGGCAATGTTCCTTGTAGCCGAAGTGCATCCCTTCAATGACGGCAATGGACGCCTGGCTCGCTTGGTCATGAACGCAGAACTGTCCGCCGTCGACGGTTGCCGCATCATCGTGCCGACGCTGTATCGCGAGGAGTACCTGGACTGCTTGCGCGTGCTGACCCGCGAAGGCGACCCAGCCCCATTCATCAAAGTCATGTGCCACATCCATGACTGGACATCCCGCTTCAGCTATGACGACATTGACCAGGTCATTTCGGACATGCGGCGCTGCAACGCCTTCGAGCGTTCGCGGAACCAATTTGAGCTCCTGATGCCCTAG
- a CDS encoding helix-turn-helix transcriptional regulator yields the protein MSRTFQRPFPSVARQMEALGDRLRMARLRRKISAVQMAERVGVSRDTLHRLEKGEPNIALGTYLRALRVLRLEKDLDLVAKDDVLGRKLQDLGLEPSAARRPRRPQTTPAATS from the coding sequence ATGAGCAGAACCTTCCAACGACCGTTTCCCTCTGTAGCTCGCCAGATGGAGGCGCTTGGCGACCGTCTGCGCATGGCGCGCCTACGCCGCAAGATTTCGGCCGTCCAAATGGCAGAGCGCGTGGGAGTTTCGCGCGACACACTACATCGGCTGGAGAAAGGCGAACCGAACATCGCCCTGGGAACCTATCTTCGAGCGTTGCGTGTGCTACGCCTGGAGAAGGACCTTGACCTGGTTGCAAAGGATGACGTACTCGGCCGGAAGCTGCAGGACCTGGGTCTTGAGCCGTCGGCTGCGCGCCGACCACGCAGGCCTCAAACGACGCCAGCTGCCACCAGCTGA